The genomic interval CAGTGAACGATATCCGCGGGCTCGCTCTCAGGGACAGCGGCGACAGGGATGTGCTGCTCCGGCGTCTCCAGTATCTCCGCGCTCTCGAAGAGTCCGCGAAATACGACAAATAAATGAGCGGGAAATTCAATTGACCACGGCAGAACTATCCGGTTAAATTTAAAAAAGCCCCCATGTCCGGGGGCTTTTTTTATTGTTTGAACCTGCTGGCTGTTGCGCGGTAAACGGGCGCCTGTTTACAGCCACCGTCCCACACGCTCGCCGTCCTCGGTCGCTTCACGGATTCTTCCGAGTTTGGCGCAGTCGCCGATGAGGTGGACCTCGTCACACTTCATGGCCATTTCACCCGCAACGCCGCTCGTGGGCACGATGCTCATGGCCGAGCCGGCGGTGAAAGTCGCCTGCTTTTTCATGCCGATTGCGATTGCCACGAGGTCGGCGTCGAGGCCGGATGCCTTGTGGTTCGGGAGAACCACCTCGACTCCGGAGTCGATCACCGCGGACATCTGCGTTTCGGTCATAACCTTGATGTTCTTCTCGACAATGAGGTTGAACATCTGGACCTTGACATTGGTCATGATGTTTTCTTCCATGAGTTTCGGAAGAATTTCGACGATGGTGACATCCCATCCGTTGTCCGAAAGGTGGCACGCGGTTTCGCATCCTACATCGCCGCCGCCGACGACCACTGCCTTTTTACCCTTGAATTTCGAAACATCGCGGAGCACATCGACTGCCGTCGCCACATGGGGCTTGTCTATTCCGGGCACATCGGGCATGAGCGGCTCGGTGCCGAGGGCGAGGACGAGCGCATCGGGGGCTTCCTTTTCCACCATCACCGGAGTGACCGTGGTGTTGAGTTTCAGCTTAACCGTGCTGTCTTTGAGTTCGGCGACAAACCACTCGTAGAGCCGTGCGACATCCTCTTTGCATTTCGGCCTGCTGCCGGGATACACCATGCCGCCCACATACGGTCGTTTTTCATAGAGCGTCACATCGTGGCCCCGCTTGGCGGCGGTCAGTGCGCAGCGGACACCGGCGGGACCTGCGCCGACAATCATGACCTTTTTCTTCTTCGCCGGTATCGGCAGGTCCTGTTCGGCCTCATGGAGCAGGTACGGATTTACCGAACACCACAGCGGGCCGGCGAGCCATAACTGATGATAGCAGACATTACACCTGATGCACGGGACGACACGTTTGCCTTCTTTTGCCTTTTTCGCCCAGTGCGCATCG from bacterium carries:
- a CDS encoding NAD(P)/FAD-dependent oxidoreductase, yielding MAFPHLFSPIKLGKIEVPNRTAVAPMGVGLYSCDETWPYRHARYYEERAIGGIGLVITSFVRVHGKLASVPLNGIYDDHFIPSHKKLVDRIHKYDTKIICQIALSGGKISSDAPTSMYSPNYYVKPRELSTGELDELVQSFIDAAGRALEAGYDGVEVHGAHTYLIGQMMSPSLNKRTDKYRGDTFEGRMKFPTDIITGIHKKYPDLAVGFKFSAHEELPGGVDIELAKEIAKHIEKLGIVYLHVASTASTIEVFSRFPSVPPLYIPRNTLIPLAEQIKKTCPKTPVMGTGSITVPEEAEEFIASGKCDMVALGRTILADAHWAKKAKEGKRVVPCIRCNVCYHQLWLAGPLWCSVNPYLLHEAEQDLPIPAKKKKVMIVGAGPAGVRCALTAAKRGHDVTLYEKRPYVGGMVYPGSRPKCKEDVARLYEWFVAELKDSTVKLKLNTTVTPVMVEKEAPDALVLALGTEPLMPDVPGIDKPHVATAVDVLRDVSKFKGKKAVVVGGGDVGCETACHLSDNGWDVTIVEILPKLMEENIMTNVKVQMFNLIVEKNIKVMTETQMSAVIDSGVEVVLPNHKASGLDADLVAIAIGMKKQATFTAGSAMSIVPTSGVAGEMAMKCDEVHLIGDCAKLGRIREATEDGERVGRWL